From one Rosa rugosa chromosome 4, drRosRugo1.1, whole genome shotgun sequence genomic stretch:
- the LOC133741932 gene encoding protein argonaute 4A-like — protein MQAIANALRGQDSDHFQEAVRVLDIIIRQNAAKQGCLLVRQSFFHNNPRNFIELGGGVLGCRGFHSSFRATQGGLSLNMDVSTTMIVKPGPVLNFLMENQNVKTPYQIDWIKVTVVSLIVEISFM, from the exons ATGCAAGCAATCGCGAATGCCTTGCGAGGTCAGGACTCTGACCATTTTCAGGAAGCAGTTAGAGTTCTTGACATCATTATAAGGCAGAATGCAGCAAAGCA GGGTTGTCTCCTTGTTCGGCAATCTTTCTTCCATAACAACCCGAGGAACTTCATAGAATTGGGAGGAGGGGTGTTAGGCTGCAGGGGTTTTCATTCAAGCTTCCGGGCCACGCAAGGCGGCCTATCCCTGAATATGG ATGTGTCCACTACAATGATTGTAAAACCTGGTCCTGTTTTGAATTTCCTCATGGAGAACCAGAATGTCAAAACTCCTTACCAGATTGATTGGATTAAGGTAACGGTggtctccttaattgttgagattTCATTCATGTGA
- the LOC133745781 gene encoding uncharacterized protein LOC133745781: MTSNWKRTLGNVRSFIGNSMGGLRGGSNLASWVVAGTLAYFLWVKPSQELKREQQERAALAALAEASNPNRYIEKRKPIPDPQETGLIYGNKNRNRKPDE, from the exons ATGACGAGCAATTGGAAGAGGACACTGGGAAATGTGAGGTCATTCATAGGCAATTCGATGGGAGGCCTAAGAGGAGGAAGCAACTTGGCCTCCTGGGTAGTCGCCGGAACCCTAGCTTACTTCCTCTGGGTCAAGCCCTCACAAGAACTCAAGCGAGAACAACAG GAAAGGGCTGCTTTGGCAGCTTTGGCAGAAGCTTCGAATCCAAATAGATACATAGAGAAACGGAAACCCATTCCTGATCCACAG gaGACTGGACTGATATATGGAAACAAGAATAGAAATAGAAAACCAGATGAGTAA